Proteins encoded by one window of Hyphomicrobium nitrativorans NL23:
- a CDS encoding ferritin family protein, which yields MRSFSDLDQSEVLALAITLGEEHARIYAEYAHGLFEREPAMGQIFSAMAEEEHVHRGALIDVYQATHGDHIPLIRPQDVRGFAHHEPIWTREEVDPQEIRGQAERIAQEARQFYESGKSRTTDAAARKLLGDLAAAEDRHLSTMRDMRKSSDLPEETSGDTAQRAFVLQYIQPGLNGLIDGSISTLAPIFAVAFATYDTWTTFLVGLAASIGSGISMGIAEAMSDDGLISGRGHPWKRGTVTGVMTAIGGLGHTLPYLIADFWTATAIAALIVVVELWVIAWVRARYMETPFMRAALEVVAGGLIVFGVGIAIGSA from the coding sequence GTGCGGAGCTTTTCCGACCTCGATCAGAGCGAAGTGCTGGCGCTGGCGATCACGCTGGGCGAGGAGCACGCCCGGATCTACGCCGAATACGCGCACGGGCTGTTCGAGAGAGAGCCCGCGATGGGGCAGATCTTCTCCGCCATGGCCGAGGAGGAGCACGTCCACCGCGGTGCGCTGATCGACGTCTACCAAGCTACCCACGGCGACCACATTCCTCTCATCCGGCCCCAGGACGTACGGGGCTTCGCCCACCATGAGCCCATCTGGACACGGGAGGAGGTGGACCCGCAGGAAATTCGCGGCCAGGCCGAGCGCATCGCCCAGGAAGCGCGCCAGTTCTACGAATCGGGCAAGAGCCGCACGACCGACGCCGCAGCCCGCAAACTTCTGGGCGACCTCGCCGCGGCCGAGGACAGGCACCTCAGCACCATGCGCGATATGCGCAAATCGAGCGATCTCCCCGAGGAAACGAGCGGCGACACGGCCCAGCGCGCCTTTGTCCTTCAGTACATTCAGCCGGGTCTCAACGGCCTGATCGACGGCTCCATCTCGACGCTCGCACCGATCTTTGCCGTCGCGTTCGCCACCTACGACACCTGGACCACATTCCTCGTCGGCCTCGCCGCCTCTATCGGCTCCGGCATCTCGATGGGCATCGCGGAAGCGATGTCGGATGACGGCCTGATCTCGGGCCGCGGCCATCCCTGGAAACGCGGCACCGTCACAGGCGTCATGACCGCCATCGGCGGCCTCGGCCACACGCTCCCTTATCTTATTGCGGATTTCTGGACGGCGACCGCCATCGCCGCGCTCATCGTCGTCGTCGAGCTTTGGGTGATCGCCTGGGTGCGCGCCCGCTATATGGAGACGCCGTTCATGCGCGCGGCGCTCGAAGTCGTGGCAGGCGGGCTCATCGTATTCGGCGTCGGCATCGCTATAGGCAGCGCGTAG
- the lepA gene encoding translation elongation factor 4 encodes MTDTSLIRNFSIIAHIDHGKSTLSDRLIQLCGNVSSREMKEQILDSMDIERERGITIKAQTVRLDYKHSDGKTYQLNLMDTPGHVDFAYEVSRSLAACEGAILVVDASQGVEAQTLANVYQALDNDLEILPVLNKVDLPAADVDRVKSQIEDVIGLDASEAVGVSAKTGLNVEAVLAAIVERLPAPKEGDPSKPLKAMLVDSWYDAYLGVIVLVRIIDGKLKRGQKVKMMSTNATYQIERVGIFRPKQEMLTELGPGEIGFFTAAIKEVADTRVGDTITDEKNTTVQALPGFKPAQPVVFCGLFPVDAADFEDLRDAMGRLRLNDASFSFEAESSAALGFGFRCGFLGLLHLEIITERLEREFNLDLITTAPSVIYHLHMTDGSVVDLHNPADMPDTVKIDHIEEPWIEATILVPDDYLGAVLKLCQDRRGRQKQLTYVGTRAMLQYELPLNEVVFDFYDRLKSVSRGYASFDYQIKGYEQNDLVKLSILVNDEPVDALSMIVHRTRAESRGRAMCEKLKELIRPHLFKIPIQAAIGGKVIARETISALRKDVIAKCYGGDISRKRKLLDKQKAGKKKMREFGKVEIPQEAFIAALKMDEN; translated from the coding sequence ATGACCGATACCTCGCTGATCCGTAACTTCTCCATCATCGCCCACATCGACCACGGCAAGTCCACGCTGTCGGACCGGCTGATCCAGCTGTGCGGCAACGTTTCGAGCCGTGAGATGAAGGAGCAAATCCTCGACTCGATGGACATCGAGCGCGAGCGAGGCATCACGATCAAGGCGCAGACCGTGCGCCTCGATTACAAGCACAGCGACGGCAAGACCTATCAGCTCAACCTGATGGATACGCCAGGGCATGTGGACTTCGCCTACGAAGTCTCGCGCAGTCTCGCCGCCTGCGAGGGGGCGATCCTCGTCGTGGACGCGAGCCAGGGCGTGGAGGCGCAGACGCTCGCCAACGTCTATCAGGCGCTCGACAACGATCTCGAAATCCTGCCGGTGCTCAACAAGGTGGACCTGCCGGCCGCGGACGTGGACCGTGTGAAATCGCAGATCGAGGACGTGATCGGCCTCGACGCGTCAGAGGCGGTCGGCGTTTCTGCTAAGACGGGCCTCAACGTGGAGGCCGTGCTCGCGGCCATCGTCGAGCGGTTGCCGGCCCCGAAAGAGGGCGATCCTTCGAAACCGCTCAAGGCCATGCTGGTGGACAGCTGGTACGACGCCTATCTGGGCGTCATCGTTCTGGTGCGCATTATCGATGGCAAGCTGAAGCGCGGCCAGAAGGTCAAGATGATGTCCACCAATGCGACGTATCAGATCGAGCGTGTCGGCATCTTCAGGCCCAAGCAGGAAATGCTGACGGAGCTTGGGCCCGGCGAAATCGGCTTCTTCACGGCCGCGATCAAGGAGGTGGCCGACACGCGCGTCGGCGACACGATTACGGACGAGAAAAACACGACGGTGCAAGCGTTGCCGGGCTTCAAGCCGGCGCAGCCGGTGGTGTTCTGCGGCCTGTTCCCCGTGGACGCGGCCGACTTCGAGGATTTGCGCGATGCGATGGGGCGACTTCGTCTCAACGACGCGAGCTTCTCGTTCGAGGCGGAAAGCTCGGCGGCGCTGGGCTTCGGCTTCCGCTGCGGCTTTCTCGGACTTCTGCATCTCGAAATCATCACCGAGCGGCTTGAACGCGAGTTCAATCTCGACCTGATCACGACGGCGCCGTCGGTTATCTATCATTTGCACATGACGGACGGCTCGGTGGTCGATCTGCACAATCCGGCCGACATGCCGGATACGGTGAAGATCGATCATATCGAGGAGCCGTGGATCGAGGCGACGATCCTGGTGCCGGACGACTATCTCGGTGCCGTGCTCAAGCTTTGTCAGGATCGGCGTGGACGCCAGAAGCAGCTCACCTATGTCGGCACGCGCGCCATGCTCCAGTACGAGCTGCCGCTCAACGAGGTGGTGTTCGATTTCTACGACCGGCTGAAGTCGGTCTCGCGCGGGTATGCGTCGTTCGACTATCAGATCAAGGGGTACGAGCAGAACGACCTGGTCAAGCTGTCGATCCTCGTCAACGACGAGCCCGTCGATGCGCTCTCGATGATCGTGCACAGGACGCGCGCCGAGAGCCGGGGACGTGCGATGTGCGAAAAGCTCAAGGAGCTGATCCGTCCGCACCTGTTCAAGATTCCGATCCAGGCGGCCATTGGCGGCAAGGTCATCGCACGCGAGACGATCAGTGCGCTGCGCAAAGACGTCATCGCCAAGTGCTACGGCGGCGACATTTCCCGCAAGAGGAAGCTGCTCGACAAGCAGAAGGCGGGCAAGAAGAAGATGCGCGAGTTCGGGAAGGTGGAGATCCCGCAGGAGGCCTTCATCGCCGCGCTCAAGATGGACGAGAATTGA
- a CDS encoding nuclear transport factor 2 family protein, with the protein MPRDDNALVFRLACRYWNDGDFDSVIALLADDIRHTVNVDALGIPWMASAEGKADVAARLNLIRETFLVDAFVIEALVTDAEELRATVVGYHTHKKTRERLDVRLRFRVRVRDGLLAQIDETVDAAYFEAFERFVRYLEQTAEELGNAPPEPFSA; encoded by the coding sequence ATGCCACGAGACGACAATGCTTTGGTTTTTCGACTCGCCTGTCGATATTGGAACGACGGCGACTTCGACAGCGTGATTGCCTTGTTGGCGGACGATATCCGTCACACCGTCAATGTCGATGCGCTCGGTATCCCCTGGATGGCGAGCGCCGAGGGCAAGGCGGATGTGGCCGCGAGGCTCAATCTCATTCGCGAGACTTTCCTTGTCGATGCGTTCGTGATCGAGGCTCTCGTCACGGATGCGGAGGAACTCCGCGCGACGGTTGTGGGCTATCATACCCACAAGAAGACGCGCGAGCGGCTCGATGTCCGGCTCAGGTTCCGGGTGCGCGTGCGGGACGGTCTTCTCGCTCAGATCGACGAGACCGTCGATGCGGCCTACTTCGAGGCCTTCGAGCGGTTTGTGCGCTATCTGGAGCAGACGGCCGAGGAACTCGGCAACGCGCCCCCGGAGCCGTTCTCCGCGTGA
- a CDS encoding DUF2130 domain-containing protein codes for MSEPTITCPNCRTDIKLTESLAQPLIEATRARYEQALSVKDAEVAKRETALRAMKDALEKDKAALQAEIADRVAQERVKIAAQEAEKAKRLSAADLSEKSKQLADLQDVLRERETKLAEAQKAQAELIRKQRELDDAKRELDLTIEKRVQESLTDVRQKAKQEAEDTLKLKILESDEKIASMQRKIEELKRKAEQGSQQLQGEALELELENLLRSKFPRDMIEPVAKGEFGGDVLQRVYGPQDQPCGTILWESKRTKNWSDLWLPKLRGDQRAAKADIALLVSNALPKDVESFDLIDGVWVSDARCALPLAIALRQSLVELAGARDAKKGQQTKMELVYDYLTGPRFRHRVEAIVEKFKDMQEDLDRERKWMTKQWAKREQQIRIVVDSTAGMYGDVQGIAGQALDEIEALTLPMIEADNLESVD; via the coding sequence ATGAGCGAGCCAACAATCACGTGCCCCAATTGCAGAACCGACATCAAGCTGACCGAGTCCCTCGCTCAGCCGCTGATCGAGGCCACACGGGCGCGCTATGAGCAGGCCTTGAGTGTCAAAGACGCAGAGGTCGCCAAGCGCGAGACCGCCCTTCGGGCGATGAAAGACGCGCTCGAAAAGGATAAGGCGGCCCTCCAGGCGGAAATCGCGGACCGCGTCGCACAGGAGCGCGTGAAGATCGCGGCCCAGGAAGCCGAGAAGGCCAAGCGCCTCTCCGCCGCCGATCTCTCCGAGAAAAGCAAGCAGCTCGCCGACCTGCAGGACGTGCTGCGCGAGCGTGAGACCAAGCTCGCCGAGGCCCAGAAGGCGCAAGCCGAGCTGATCCGCAAACAGCGCGAGCTGGACGACGCCAAGCGCGAGCTGGATCTCACCATCGAAAAGCGCGTCCAGGAGTCTCTCACCGACGTGCGCCAGAAAGCGAAGCAGGAGGCGGAAGACACCCTCAAGCTCAAGATCCTCGAAAGCGACGAGAAGATCGCCTCCATGCAACGCAAGATCGAGGAACTGAAGCGCAAGGCCGAACAGGGCTCGCAGCAGCTCCAGGGCGAGGCGCTCGAACTCGAACTCGAAAACCTCCTGCGCTCGAAATTCCCGCGCGACATGATCGAACCCGTCGCGAAGGGCGAGTTCGGAGGCGACGTGCTGCAACGTGTGTACGGTCCGCAGGATCAACCGTGCGGCACGATCCTTTGGGAATCGAAGCGCACGAAAAATTGGAGCGACCTCTGGCTCCCCAAGCTGCGTGGCGATCAGCGCGCGGCAAAGGCCGATATCGCACTTCTAGTCTCGAATGCGCTGCCGAAAGACGTCGAATCCTTCGACCTCATCGATGGCGTTTGGGTCTCAGACGCGCGCTGCGCGCTTCCCCTCGCTATCGCACTCCGCCAATCGCTCGTGGAGCTCGCAGGCGCCCGCGATGCCAAAAAGGGCCAGCAGACGAAGATGGAGCTGGTCTACGACTATCTCACCGGCCCGCGCTTCCGCCATCGCGTGGAGGCCATCGTCGAGAAATTCAAGGATATGCAAGAGGATCTCGACCGCGAACGCAAATGGATGACCAAACAGTGGGCCAAGCGCGAGCAGCAAATTCGAATTGTCGTTGATTCGACCGCCGGCATGTACGGCGACGTGCAGGGCATCGCGGGTCAGGCCCTCGACGAGATCGAGGCGCTTACGCTGCCGATGATCGAAGCCGACAACCTGGAAAGCGTCGACTGA
- a CDS encoding EF-hand domain-containing protein has protein sequence MAAATLVSASVAHADWAGHFKTLDTDGNGSVSRTEYEAGVSKLGLDPAPTFTSMDGDVNNRIDADEWAAAEKQTTAYSESCKSTNASWCE, from the coding sequence GTGGCTGCTGCCACGCTCGTGTCGGCGTCTGTGGCTCATGCCGATTGGGCTGGGCATTTCAAGACGCTCGATACCGACGGCAACGGCTCGGTCAGCCGCACGGAGTACGAGGCGGGCGTGAGCAAGCTGGGTCTCGATCCTGCGCCGACCTTTACGTCGATGGACGGTGACGTGAACAACCGTATCGATGCCGACGAGTGGGCCGCTGCCGAGAAGCAGACGACGGCTTATTCCGAGTCGTGCAAGTCCACCAACGCTTCCTGGTGCGAGTAA
- the copM gene encoding CopM family metallochaperone: MKRHIILSLPAIALATGLAWAEAHDHRHHGHEAHTEHDHGKAGDTKSEATRAYEAANARMHDGMNAALTGDADVDFMKGMIPHHQGAIDMAKIVLKYGKDAETRKLAEEIIAAQTKEIVLMKEWLATRGAE, encoded by the coding sequence ATGAAACGCCATATCATCCTGTCGCTCCCGGCCATCGCGCTCGCCACGGGCCTCGCCTGGGCAGAAGCGCACGACCATCGGCACCACGGCCACGAGGCACACACGGAGCACGACCACGGCAAGGCTGGCGACACGAAGAGCGAAGCCACGCGCGCCTACGAAGCAGCGAACGCCCGGATGCACGACGGCATGAATGCCGCCCTCACCGGCGACGCCGACGTCGACTTCATGAAAGGCATGATCCCACACCATCAGGGCGCGATCGACATGGCCAAGATTGTCTTGAAATACGGGAAGGACGCGGAAACGCGAAAGCTCGCCGAGGAGATTATCGCGGCTCAGACGAAGGAAATCGTGCTGATGAAGGAGTGGCTCGCGACACGTGGAGCGGAGTAG
- a CDS encoding heavy metal translocating P-type ATPase translates to MTEHETEKHVSCCGHCGGSSHGTASAPGADALHAAKDPVCGMTVDPHTAKHRHVHEGRTYYFCAAGCRTKFAADPEKYLAPQDERTPPPPGTIYTCPMHPEIRQEGPGACPICGMALEPEFVTADAAPNPELADMTRRFWIALALTFPVFVLEMGGHLVGLHHMIGRATSNWVQLALATPVVLWAGWPFFERGWASVKSRNLNMFTLIAMGTGVAWIYSIVATFWPGLFPAIMRDPHDGSVAVYFEAAAVITTLVLLGQVLELRARERTSGAIRALLDLSPKMARRIRSDGTDEDIALEEVAEGDRLRVRPGEHIPVDGEILEGRSTIDESLVTGESMPVTKSAGETVIGGTTNQSGGFVMRAGKVGRETVLSRIVQMVAQAQRSRAPIQRLVDHVSGWFVPTVIAVAVLAFLAWSTWGPEPRFTYALIAAVSVLIIACPCALGLATPMSIMVGVGRGARSGVLIKNAEALERMEKVDTLLVDKTGTLTEGKPSVVKIHTAAGTAETELLRLAASLERRSEHPLAAAIVAAAREKNITLAEPESFDSPVGKGVIGTVDGRKLAIGNRRIMQDAGIGTAALDTPADDLRRDGATAIFVAIDGKAAGILAIADPVKKTTPEAIAALRETGIRIVMLTGDQKTTAEAVARALGIDDVEAEVLPEEKSKIVERLRHEGHVVAMVGDGINDAPALAAADVGIAMGSGTDVAMESAGVTLLKGDLNGIVRARALSAATMANIRQNLFFAFVYNAAGVPIAAGVLYPVFGILLSPIVAAAAMSLSSVSVVANALRLNHVRLKA, encoded by the coding sequence ATGACCGAGCACGAAACCGAGAAACATGTCTCTTGTTGTGGCCATTGCGGGGGAAGCTCGCACGGAACAGCCAGCGCCCCCGGGGCGGACGCCCTCCACGCCGCGAAGGACCCCGTCTGCGGCATGACGGTGGACCCGCACACCGCCAAGCATCGCCACGTCCACGAGGGCCGCACCTACTATTTCTGCGCCGCGGGTTGCCGCACGAAGTTCGCCGCAGATCCCGAAAAATATCTGGCGCCCCAGGACGAGCGCACGCCTCCGCCGCCTGGGACCATCTACACCTGCCCCATGCACCCCGAGATCCGCCAGGAAGGCCCCGGCGCCTGCCCTATCTGCGGCATGGCTCTCGAACCGGAATTCGTCACAGCCGACGCAGCACCCAATCCAGAACTCGCCGACATGACGCGGCGCTTCTGGATTGCTCTCGCCCTGACGTTCCCCGTCTTCGTGCTCGAAATGGGCGGCCACCTCGTCGGACTCCACCACATGATCGGCCGCGCGACGTCGAACTGGGTCCAGCTCGCGCTTGCGACGCCTGTCGTGCTCTGGGCGGGCTGGCCGTTCTTCGAGCGCGGCTGGGCGTCCGTAAAATCGCGCAACCTCAACATGTTCACGTTGATCGCCATGGGCACCGGCGTGGCCTGGATCTACAGCATCGTCGCCACTTTTTGGCCAGGCCTGTTCCCGGCGATCATGCGCGATCCGCACGACGGGTCCGTCGCCGTCTATTTCGAAGCAGCCGCCGTCATCACCACGCTGGTTCTGCTCGGGCAGGTGCTGGAACTCCGCGCGCGCGAACGCACGAGCGGCGCCATTCGCGCCCTCCTCGACCTCTCGCCCAAGATGGCGCGGCGCATCCGGAGCGACGGAACCGACGAGGACATCGCCCTCGAAGAGGTCGCCGAAGGAGATCGCCTGCGCGTGCGTCCTGGCGAGCACATCCCGGTCGACGGCGAAATCCTGGAAGGCCGCAGCACCATCGACGAATCCCTCGTGACGGGCGAATCCATGCCCGTGACCAAGAGCGCGGGCGAAACCGTGATCGGCGGCACCACGAACCAATCCGGCGGCTTCGTCATGCGCGCCGGCAAGGTCGGCCGCGAGACGGTTCTCTCGCGCATCGTGCAGATGGTCGCCCAAGCCCAGCGCAGCCGCGCGCCGATCCAGCGCCTCGTCGATCACGTCTCCGGATGGTTCGTCCCGACGGTGATTGCCGTCGCAGTCCTGGCGTTCCTCGCCTGGTCCACGTGGGGCCCCGAGCCGCGTTTCACCTACGCGCTCATCGCCGCGGTGTCAGTGCTCATCATCGCCTGCCCCTGCGCGCTCGGTCTCGCAACACCGATGTCGATCATGGTCGGCGTGGGACGCGGCGCCAGATCCGGCGTGCTGATCAAGAACGCCGAAGCACTCGAACGCATGGAGAAGGTCGACACGCTGCTCGTCGACAAGACGGGCACCCTCACCGAAGGCAAACCCAGCGTCGTCAAGATCCACACCGCCGCCGGGACCGCGGAGACGGAACTCCTGCGCCTCGCCGCCAGCCTGGAGCGCCGGAGCGAGCATCCGCTCGCAGCCGCCATCGTCGCGGCGGCGCGTGAGAAAAACATCACGCTCGCGGAGCCGGAAAGCTTCGACAGCCCGGTCGGAAAAGGCGTGATCGGCACCGTGGACGGCCGCAAGCTCGCCATCGGCAACCGCCGCATCATGCAGGACGCAGGCATCGGCACGGCCGCTCTCGACACCCCAGCGGACGACCTCCGCCGCGACGGCGCAACCGCCATCTTCGTCGCCATCGACGGAAAAGCCGCCGGCATCCTCGCGATTGCGGACCCCGTGAAGAAGACGACGCCGGAAGCCATCGCCGCCTTGCGGGAGACCGGCATTCGGATCGTCATGCTGACCGGCGACCAGAAGACGACAGCCGAAGCCGTCGCCCGCGCCCTCGGCATCGACGACGTCGAAGCCGAAGTTCTACCCGAGGAAAAGAGCAAGATCGTCGAACGCCTGCGCCACGAAGGCCATGTCGTCGCCATGGTGGGCGACGGCATCAACGACGCGCCAGCGCTCGCCGCCGCCGACGTCGGCATCGCCATGGGAAGCGGCACGGACGTGGCAATGGAAAGCGCCGGCGTGACGCTTCTTAAAGGCGATCTCAATGGCATCGTCCGCGCCCGCGCCCTCTCGGCCGCCACCATGGCGAACATCCGCCAGAACCTGTTCTTCGCCTTCGTCTACAACGCCGCGGGCGTGCCCATCGCCGCCGGCGTCCTCTACCCCGTGTTCGGCATCCTGTTGTCGCCGATCGTTGCCGCCGCCGCCATGTCGCTGTCGTCCGTCAGCGTCGTCGCCAACGCGCTGCGCCTCAACCACGTGCGCCTCAAGGCATAA
- a CDS encoding metal-sensitive transcriptional regulator, with amino-acid sequence MTKASKASRLKRLNRIEGQVRGLARMVEEDRYCIDIVTQVAAVRAALRRVEEDVLRDHISHCVAHAMASGDKAEQEQKIAELMDVLARSAR; translated from the coding sequence ATGACGAAAGCTTCCAAAGCGTCGCGGCTTAAACGCCTCAACCGCATCGAAGGTCAGGTGCGCGGTCTCGCCCGGATGGTGGAAGAGGATCGCTACTGCATCGACATCGTGACGCAAGTCGCGGCGGTGCGCGCTGCGCTGCGCCGTGTCGAGGAGGACGTGCTGCGCGATCACATTTCCCATTGCGTTGCGCACGCCATGGCCAGCGGCGACAAGGCGGAGCAGGAGCAGAAGATTGCCGAATTGATGGATGTGCTGGCGCGCAGCGCGCGCTGA
- a CDS encoding DUF411 domain-containing protein yields the protein MVGKIRVLDRRHVLGFIGAGALVGLSRVARADRLPHAIVFRDPSCGCCHEWVEHLRANGFEATVRDTPRMTAVKAQLGVPRSLASCHTAEIGGYVIEGHVPAEAIKRLLAEKPAARGLAVPGMPVGSPGMEGGTPETYDVILFGDGGERSYGRYREDKAV from the coding sequence ATGGTTGGGAAGATACGCGTTCTGGATCGTCGTCACGTGCTCGGCTTCATCGGAGCCGGCGCGTTGGTGGGACTTTCGCGCGTTGCGCGCGCCGACCGGCTGCCGCACGCCATTGTCTTCCGCGATCCGTCCTGTGGATGCTGCCACGAATGGGTCGAGCACCTGCGAGCGAACGGCTTCGAGGCGACCGTGCGCGATACACCCCGCATGACCGCCGTGAAGGCGCAGCTCGGTGTGCCGCGGTCGCTCGCTTCGTGTCATACGGCCGAGATCGGCGGCTATGTCATCGAGGGGCATGTGCCTGCGGAGGCCATCAAGCGGTTGCTTGCGGAGAAGCCCGCGGCGCGGGGCCTGGCGGTGCCGGGTATGCCGGTCGGCTCGCCGGGCATGGAAGGCGGAACACCCGAGACCTACGACGTCATCCTGTTCGGCGACGGCGGCGAGCGGAGCTACGGCCGATATCGGGAGGACAAGGCCGTTTGA